The Chryseobacterium geocarposphaerae genome window below encodes:
- a CDS encoding ATP-binding protein, translated as MAEKGSVYQKGGGGTNFEQAVQSAYLAMLLINGSAPINISNKIVEIAFQTTNRGFNTDDLLVITESNQGTHQLLFQIKTQLSFTVNNSIFIDVINDFWKDYNSEKFNKKNDYLILVLNGLTNDERNHIKVILNWAKTHAYADDFISEVERIAIKKEKLNIFREVLIKANDDNQITDEDLWQFLKCFEVFDYDFGNQNSLDESYIKNLISVSKNKTNPITETEIWSNILSVVSKLNKDGGSVTTKSVRDEEVFFYFDTAKIVPYYDCLERFRQDGLLTLEPIKNKIGDFHLTRLEILENLIQKVQNNSITIVTGNAGVGKSALVKELLTKENILSEAFIFKADQFNISNLSELFSKIGNNISVEGIFSIIALSKSKIIFIDSLERLLEADPDCSFKQLVSLQEKYNDIKIVATSRTYSVDLIVQKFGINKDKLGYISVPYLDKNELEQIQKNYPILSPLIKNNQIKSLIQVPKYLDFSLKALETNSGDLDNVSIIELKKILWNQLVINVHNKTSGMPIKRDKAFISIAVNRAKEMRLFTIPKSDIDEEAVLELEKDNIIFQDVNDMAYSPSHDILEDWALVKYVARCYDASSTTKEFFNQIGNEPAIRRAFRLWIEENLIEDFSKLNELILNIISDNSFESYWADEALIAVLKSSNSNNFFIFFKDYLLETKTRLLTRIMHLLKTACREYIFLTDGSSILNPIGSGWKETIFFISQNIIDLIDIRTSILHFITNWNDKIWYNQKEISFDELNSVKRVVLYFLEQVKNKDDFWHKEVAIFDKTEDLIIILFQLAKISKLEIHDLIYESLSIDRYERDYKLNGFYKKVINIALNDRGAIILSKYLPELLIDTMWKEWKLELEKKKAKIVKESDISFPLSQLLENNDELEGDKCWGIKDKSAFFPSGVFRTPIYYLLKYNTEEGISFIIEFLNYSSKFYLESKCRHKNELKEIELTLSNGKKIKQIGSPEMWIAFRGMSVTHYGIECILMSTEYYLMELAKLKTETSRKHIQAIFNSIITKSNNVFAMGVLASITMAYPEEIGDKFLPLLTVKEFYSWDSNRALNEQTNTHSEQLLYSEFENRIAFGKLEHRTKYFRGLEDFVIEYQYRIETFNENIQNIIAKMISECKESDVLWQKKLDEMDFKNWKKEKHEEYNGYMLMPSYSDSVIKFQEANKEVENSQNNTYKYSNIITNAYNEPSSITIEVWNECYNYFLNKAYFDRLFDKPVHLAVIGLNEFRYLLNSEQINWCKTKIQNTIVSIIKINLSHSFNIELEYNIVEKNLALESFHLLFEMDLDNQEKLSELIVLYLYMLSAHFSDNEKNQIYKYTRDCVSLKYPMIHNRIWYGFLNFSKFKKEFISRHKYYDRQHVQGLAEEEYDFLKKQSEIILPSKISFGEINLKDFIMENLIITILITPFNTENNNFTDYKKEIFEYIFSILNKEDYQYLRQSNELDYRCLLDFCIYLRDTFIHNKDNLYRELFIGTLKQIYNDEKDNYKKYKFKFIEDLLKYFILQIDALVANTEDIVLKNYYTNRFWQLWGIFYNQAKVSNSKLLINYLLLGIDWKHESKNWIVLEAKRDFYKNMMNDFKTIALPSIIKVLSTIGDKSLLPEGIKIIVEAIKIDNNLKFILTYESSERLIKRLFLNHISKIKSNKKLIEDYIFILNNMIDLGSSEAYFYRENVIIYKNMELS; from the coding sequence CACAATTATCTTTTACTGTAAACAACTCTATTTTTATAGATGTAATTAATGATTTTTGGAAGGATTATAATTCTGAAAAGTTTAATAAAAAAAATGACTATTTAATTTTAGTGCTTAATGGTTTAACAAATGACGAAAGAAATCATATAAAAGTTATACTTAATTGGGCTAAAACACATGCCTATGCTGACGATTTTATTAGTGAAGTAGAAAGAATAGCAATAAAAAAAGAAAAATTAAACATTTTCAGAGAGGTTTTAATAAAGGCAAATGATGATAATCAGATTACAGATGAAGATTTATGGCAGTTTTTAAAATGTTTTGAAGTATTTGATTATGATTTTGGAAATCAAAATAGTTTGGATGAAAGTTATATTAAAAACCTAATAAGTGTCTCCAAGAACAAAACAAATCCTATCACTGAAACTGAGATTTGGAGCAATATATTATCAGTTGTTTCCAAGTTAAATAAAGACGGAGGAAGCGTAACTACTAAAAGTGTCAGGGATGAAGAGGTGTTTTTTTACTTTGATACCGCTAAGATTGTTCCGTATTATGATTGTCTTGAAAGATTTAGACAAGATGGATTATTAACTTTAGAACCAATTAAAAATAAAATAGGAGATTTTCATTTAACTCGTTTAGAAATACTTGAAAACTTAATACAAAAGGTACAAAATAATAGTATTACAATTGTTACGGGAAATGCAGGTGTTGGAAAGTCTGCATTGGTTAAAGAATTGCTTACTAAAGAAAATATCCTATCAGAAGCTTTTATTTTTAAAGCAGACCAGTTTAATATATCCAACCTCTCTGAGCTTTTTTCAAAAATAGGTAATAATATTTCGGTAGAAGGTATATTTTCGATTATTGCGTTATCAAAATCTAAAATAATTTTTATAGATAGTTTAGAAAGGCTTTTGGAAGCAGACCCAGATTGTTCATTTAAACAATTAGTTTCCTTACAAGAGAAATATAATGATATTAAAATTGTTGCAACTTCAAGAACATATTCAGTAGATTTAATAGTCCAAAAATTTGGAATAAATAAAGATAAATTAGGGTATATCTCGGTTCCATATTTAGATAAAAATGAACTTGAACAAATTCAAAAAAATTATCCAATATTATCTCCTTTAATTAAAAATAATCAGATAAAAAGCCTTATTCAAGTCCCAAAGTATTTAGATTTTTCACTAAAAGCACTAGAGACTAACAGTGGAGATTTGGATAATGTATCAATTATAGAACTTAAAAAAATATTATGGAATCAGTTAGTCATAAATGTTCATAATAAAACGTCTGGAATGCCTATCAAAAGAGATAAGGCATTTATATCTATTGCTGTGAACAGAGCTAAAGAAATGAGACTTTTTACAATACCAAAATCAGATATTGACGAGGAAGCTGTTCTTGAGCTAGAAAAGGATAATATTATTTTTCAAGATGTAAATGACATGGCTTACAGTCCAAGTCATGATATTTTAGAAGATTGGGCTTTAGTCAAGTATGTTGCAAGGTGTTATGATGCTTCCAGCACAACAAAAGAATTTTTCAATCAAATAGGTAATGAACCTGCTATAAGAAGGGCGTTTAGGTTATGGATTGAAGAAAATTTGATTGAAGATTTCTCAAAACTAAATGAATTGATATTAAATATAATATCCGATAATTCGTTTGAATCTTATTGGGCTGATGAAGCCTTAATTGCTGTTTTGAAATCCAGTAATAGTAATAATTTCTTTATTTTTTTTAAAGATTATTTGTTAGAAACTAAAACAAGATTGCTAACAAGAATTATGCATTTACTTAAAACAGCATGTCGAGAGTATATTTTTCTCACAGATGGTAGTTCCATATTAAACCCTATAGGTTCAGGCTGGAAAGAAACAATCTTTTTTATTTCACAAAATATAATCGATTTAATAGATATAAGAACTAGCATATTACATTTTATTACCAATTGGAATGACAAAATATGGTATAACCAAAAAGAGATTTCTTTTGATGAGCTTAATTCAGTTAAAAGAGTTGTTTTATATTTTTTAGAGCAGGTAAAAAATAAAGATGATTTCTGGCATAAGGAAGTTGCAATTTTCGATAAAACTGAAGATTTAATAATCATTTTATTTCAATTAGCTAAAATTTCTAAATTGGAAATTCATGATTTAATTTATGAATCTTTAAGCATTGATAGATACGAAAGAGATTATAAATTAAATGGCTTTTATAAGAAAGTTATTAATATTGCATTAAATGATAGAGGAGCAATAATTCTTTCAAAATACCTTCCAGAACTTCTTATAGATACCATGTGGAAGGAGTGGAAATTAGAATTAGAAAAAAAGAAAGCAAAAATTGTAAAAGAGTCTGATATTTCATTTCCACTCAGTCAATTACTGGAAAATAATGATGAATTAGAAGGTGATAAATGTTGGGGAATTAAAGATAAAAGTGCTTTTTTCCCATCAGGAGTATTTAGAACTCCGATTTATTATTTACTTAAATATAATACTGAAGAAGGTATTTCTTTCATAATTGAATTTTTAAATTATTCTTCAAAATTCTACTTAGAAAGTAAGTGTAGACATAAAAATGAACTAAAAGAGATTGAGCTGACGTTAAGTAATGGTAAAAAAATAAAGCAAATTGGAAGTCCTGAAATGTGGATTGCCTTTAGAGGTATGAGTGTTACGCATTATGGAATAGAATGCATTCTAATGTCTACCGAATATTATCTAATGGAGTTAGCTAAATTAAAAACTGAAACTAGTAGAAAACATATACAAGCTATTTTTAACAGTATAATAACGAAAAGCAATAACGTTTTTGCTATGGGAGTTTTAGCGAGTATTACTATGGCTTATCCCGAAGAGATTGGAGATAAGTTCCTACCTTTATTAACTGTGAAAGAATTTTATAGCTGGGATAGTAATAGAGCTTTAAATGAGCAAACAAATACTCACTCTGAACAGCTTTTATATTCTGAGTTTGAAAATAGAATAGCATTTGGTAAGCTTGAACATAGAACGAAATATTTTAGAGGATTAGAAGATTTCGTAATCGAATATCAATATAGAATCGAAACATTTAATGAAAATATTCAGAATATTATTGCTAAGATGATTTCTGAATGCAAGGAGTCAGATGTACTCTGGCAAAAAAAATTAGATGAAATGGATTTTAAAAATTGGAAAAAAGAAAAGCATGAAGAATATAATGGGTATATGTTAATGCCTTCCTACAGTGATTCTGTAATAAAATTTCAAGAAGCTAATAAGGAAGTAGAAAATTCACAAAATAATACATATAAGTATTCAAATATAATAACAAACGCTTATAATGAACCTTCTTCAATTACTATTGAAGTTTGGAATGAGTGCTATAATTACTTTTTAAATAAGGCTTATTTTGACCGTCTTTTTGACAAACCTGTTCATTTAGCTGTAATAGGCTTAAACGAATTTAGATACTTATTAAATTCTGAACAAATTAATTGGTGTAAAACAAAAATTCAAAATACAATTGTCTCTATTATTAAAATTAACTTATCACATTCTTTTAATATAGAATTAGAATATAATATAGTTGAAAAGAATCTTGCTTTAGAATCATTTCATTTATTATTTGAAATGGATTTAGATAACCAAGAAAAGTTATCAGAATTAATAGTTTTATATTTATATATGCTTTCTGCCCATTTTTCTGACAACGAGAAAAATCAAATATATAAATATACGAGAGATTGTGTAAGTTTAAAATACCCCATGATTCATAATAGAATATGGTATGGGTTTTTAAACTTTTCTAAATTTAAAAAAGAGTTTATTTCAAGGCATAAATACTATGATAGACAGCATGTTCAAGGATTGGCTGAAGAAGAATATGATTTTTTAAAGAAACAAAGCGAAATTATACTTCCTTCTAAAATAAGTTTTGGAGAAATAAATTTAAAGGATTTCATCATGGAAAATTTAATTATAACCATATTGATAACTCCTTTCAATACAGAGAATAATAATTTTACTGATTATAAAAAAGAAATATTTGAATATATTTTTAGTATTTTAAATAAAGAGGATTACCAGTACCTCAGACAAAGTAATGAATTAGATTATCGTTGTTTATTAGATTTTTGTATCTATTTGAGAGATACATTTATCCATAATAAAGATAATCTCTATAGAGAATTATTTATTGGCACATTAAAACAGATTTACAACGATGAAAAGGATAACTATAAAAAATATAAATTTAAATTTATAGAAGACCTTTTGAAATATTTTATTTTACAGATTGATGCACTTGTTGCAAATACTGAAGACATAGTGTTGAAAAATTATTATACAAATAGATTTTGGCAGTTATGGGGGATTTTTTATAACCAGGCAAAAGTTTCGAATTCTAAACTTTTAATAAACTATTTACTTTTAGGTATTGATTGGAAACATGAGTCAAAAAATTGGATTGTTTTGGAAGCTAAAAGAGACTTTTATAAAAATATGATGAATGACTTTAAAACAATTGCCTTACCTTCAATAATAAAAGTGCTTAGCACAATAGGAGATAAATCCTTACTTCCAGAAGGTATTAAAATTATTGTGGAAGCAATTAAAATTGATAATAACCTTAAATTTATATTAACCTACGAATCATCGGAGAGATTAATAAAACGACTTTTCTTAAATCATATCTCAAAAATTAAATCAAACAAAAAATTAATTGAAGATTATATTTTTATATTAAATAATATGATTGACTTGGGTTCTTCAGAAGCATATTTTTATAGAGAAAATGTCATTATTTATAAAAATATGGAACTGTCATAA